Below is a window of Pogona vitticeps strain Pit_001003342236 chromosome 9, PviZW2.1, whole genome shotgun sequence DNA.
TTTCAACTCCATCCAAAATGTGCTTTGttctgcctttcatcttccatggGCTTCTAAGTGTTTTgagataacccccccccccccaaagtaagtTAAAAAGGtctgttgggattttttttccgtTCAGTCTCCGCTTCTGGACTCGATGTACCCCTTAGCTATGTTTTTCGCATATCTACTTCTGAGAGCCACGGTCCCTGCAGGGGGTTCGCATATCAttgaccccccaccccacccactcacccagtGGAACGAGGGAAGGATTAACCCTTCCTTCTGTATTAAGGATTGAATTTTGTTTTGATCGGACTCAAGGATGGAAAGGAGAGGTGTGAAGGCAGAAGGGTTTCCCAAATATCAAAAGGGTACATGATTTCAAAAAGGATTAGGCCCGCTCTCTCCCACCTGCCTTCGTTCTTCCCATGGCATAGCACAAAATTCTACTAGTTAATATCCTGTCTCTTGCCCCCATCTTATTGCTCATGAAAAATATTTCCCAGGCTTCAGTCCACTGTGAGCTGGTCCAGCAGTTCAAGTGTAGTGCTGGACCCCCCCTCCTTGGTAGTCCTCTCCTGCCTGCTTCCTTACCAGAGATCACGGATCAGGTCCTATCTTCTCTTCCTGTGCTGTATGCCTGCTAGTTGCCCCCCCCCCTGTATACTCTGCTTGCACCACCCCACACCTTTGCCTACTTCTGCTGTGCCAAGGGAAATGAGCCACGAGTGCTTAGGCTATTTCTGGAAAATACACTctagatggggtggggggggtggggaaatctttgtccctccagatgttttagattacaAGTCACACAGCTGCATGCTGTTGGCCATACAGGGACCTCTGGAATTCAACCACATCGAAAAGGCGAAATGTTCCCCACTTATGCCTTTAGGCTGTATTTGATGCAAATATGTATCTATCCGCCAGATGTGTTTCTGCCCACCAGATGTGTATCTATCCATCTTGCCTTAATAATTCCTTTTGGTCATGCCTCTTGTCCCCCTCCAGGAACTGTCACACAATGGAATACGAACCAGACATTTCCTCCTTTGAAAACTCCGCTCATCTCATGAAGCTCCTGGCCGAAAACGTTTCCGTGAACCAAGATTATTCCGAACTGCCCAAGAAGAATGGCTTGTGTTTGGAGGGCCTCCCCTCTTCCCACAAGCCGCCGGCTCTGCCTCCTGGCACCAGCAAGTTGGAGGCCAACCCTGAGAACTATATGATCACCTCCGGGGACGTGTATGACAACGGCTCGCTCAATTCGCTCTTTGACGCCATCCATGTGGCTCCGTCGCAGCAGAGGTGGCAGCCAGACAGCACGTTTAAAGAGGATCCTCAGGAGGTCAGTGCTGTGGGCTTAGGTCCACCCTGCttcgtttttttggggggggggtcctcagGGAAGTGCCTTGATGGCATCCTATCGGTGGAGGGGTGTTGATAGGGGAATCCTGTCAACATTTTTGAGGTCAGCTAGCCACATGGGACACTAGCTAAAAGAGTAAGagatctgatctctctctctctctctctctctctctctctctctctctctctctcacacacacacacacacacacacacacacacacacacacacacacacacacacacacacacacacacacacacaaacagacgtacacacacacaatcctttTTCCTCACCCTGAGAGATTCAAGTGTGTTCTCTTCAAGTgtataacaaaaaagaaacacagctGTGCGGTCCATGTGCAAAATCCAGAAACAGGAGTAGACAACACCTTTACTGtaacaaaaaaaatgttataaAGGAGACTTTCAAGTCCTGGCTTGAAAGGTAGAAGGTGAGGGGAAAGGGCTGCGAAACCAAATTCATAAAATGAACTGGCAAGGTGGGTCAAACTTCAAGATGGAGGCCTCAGACTTAACAAATCAGCTTGAGGTGTGCTGATGGTATTGATTTTCACCTCAGGGGATATAAAATAAGTGGTCTGGTTTCTGTCTCTATAGATTAGTGGGTCCCAACCTGGGGCCCCCAggggactatgactcccagaagccttcgccactaccTATTCTGGctaggagttgtggtccaagaacatctggggacccaaggttgggagccattgctcTGGAATGCTAGCCATCCAGAGAATCCTCCGTTGCTCTAAGGACATGGTTCTGTGTTTGATGGAGAGTGGAAATATTCAGGTTTGTGGCATCGCACATCAGAAAGATGGAGATTAAATTAAGTAGCATGCTCAGTAAACAAAAAAACATCAGTTGAAGAGAGAGTATAACATAGTGGAGAGAGGATGATGGGTCCCCAGTGTTCTAGGTGTAAATCCTGCCATATTCGGGGCATTTTCTGCAGCCaggttaaaaataaaagcatgtgGCAAGACCCCAAAGCAGGACCGaacaatacttttattagactgTTAAAATATTGTAAGCAGGTGAGCTTCTGAGACCTTAAGGTCTCTTCATCGGGCAGGGCATTGTAGATCTTAGGGTACAGTGTGAATAAACAGAAAACTCTCAGCCATTTCTTCATTGCCAGTGGTGGAGAGGAAAGAGTAATCCCGATGACATTTTTGTGTGGCTGCCAGAGGATAGATGGGAATTTGGGGTGCTGGTGTGAGAGCACCCACAGGGACCCCTTGTAACCCTCAGGCTACAGACTGGGTACCCCTTCTTAGTATAAATGAACAATGATCTGTCCCACACATTTTGGAATCCAATCCAAAACGTTTGGCAGAAGGCAGACTCAGAAATTTGGGCCTGATGAGTTTTTAGAGCAAAATCTGTGTGGCTCTGCCCATCTCAGTGCAGGATGTGACATGTATGGTATAAATGGAAACAGGACACATTGTGCTAATTAGGTGTGTAGAGGGAGTGTCCCTTACATGCCAAATCTACCATCACAGAGATTCAGCAGAATGAAGCGTCTTGGGTTGTTGAAAGGACTCCTTgacattccctccttctggtcTTCTTCGGCTTCCTTGAACTATCTCTCTACAGGCATAAGTCACACATGTCGGTCTCCAAGAGAGTACTGCCAAATTGCCCTTCCTTATCTCATCAGGGCATGGCCACACCTTGGACAGGTGTAGAGCAACGAAGTGTTCAAAAATTAGGAAAGCAGGAGGGGACTTAATTCATGATTACCTTCTGcagttgcttttttggaccacTTCCTTGCCGTTTCAACCACTTTCAGCTGCCTACTCCTGGCGGTCCCTTCCCTGCCATGTTGTGCTCAAAAGGACTAAGAAATATCTCAACACCATTGGTTACAAATCTGAATTCAGTTGAGAAAGATATAATGCGAGATCTCCCAGTCAGTGGTACAACTGGCACGCGAGTCTGGGCTTCTGCGGAGGGATGTGTTGTGTTCAGCCGGTTGCTGTGCCACTTTCTTagggctttgaaaagttacttttggggttcCGTATCCTAGTGGTCAAACTGGTTGTGGGGTTCGGTCACTTATAATCCAAACAAGCAACTTCCCCAAACTGTGCCCTTTCTTTTTGGCTTTCGGGCAAGATAACCttgtctagccgcctagagtggtcgcaatgacccgataggcggggtataaataaaataaataaaatatccaaaccaggaagataaaatatcTCCTTCCTTTGTTGGAATTTGATCTGAAAGCTAGAGGAGAAAAATGCCCTTTTATGAGTTATCCTCTCGTATTTTGTTCCTTACTCAACATCTTTACTCAAGTAGGTGTTGGTTCCAACTAGAAATGGCAACTTCATCTTTCTACTGGACCTGCAGTCGTGTTAGTTGAAGAGCAGACCAATATAGCTAAGCAGCCAAATGTCTGTCTCAACACTTAGAGCTGTAGGCCAGGAGGATCTTCCCCTGCGCATAGATGTTGGCAAGACATTCCGGCTTAAAACTCCCCTGAATTCAGAATAATTCAGCCCGGGTGGGCTTGGTTACCAAAGGGGCAAGACTTGGGAAGCGTTGAACCATGCCTTATTTTCTCCCTTGGATGTGCCTGGAATTATACAGAACTGTTTCCATTTTCTGTCTCCGCAGTCACTGATCTTCAATGACATCCTGAAATCCCAGGCAGAAGCACCTTGTTCAGAGGGATATTCTGTCAATGATGCTAAGAGGTAACTGCCAGGGCTTTTACTGTGCTGTTTAATTGCTGCCTGAAGGGCAAGAGCATGATTGTATTCCATTTTGAAACCTCCTTTCCTCCCAAAGCatgtatccttttttttttaacttttcacaACAGCCCCAGAAGGCTGAGAGATGCTGATTTCCCCATGACCATCTTGTGAACTTTATCTTGAAGGGAGATACAAAAGAATTCCAGTTACGGAACATAAATGTGTATTCGGCTGCAACTAGATAGAAAACATAATCTGCTATTTATGGGGAAaccagagaaagatttttgttaCTTATTATCCAGTCGTTCCCTAATTGCACGCCCAAGGATTTAGTACTAAGATTGCTTATTGACAATCAGCCCATCATGACACATGCTGTACCACTATTGGTGTTGGCAGCCAAGAGGTCTGGTTTTCTCATAATGCCATTTAATTTAATGGTCCGTAGTTTAGTTGGCattttgtgtctagtcgcgctggccatgtgaccacagaaactgtctacggacaaacgctggctctatggcttggagatgggggatgagcaccgcgccctagagtcagacacaactgaactaaatgtcaaggggaacctttacttttactagTTTAATCGGAGCTGCTCAAAGAagggcacattttaaaacatttagttctaaaatgtatgtttttaaaacctGGATGTTCTTTTTATGTCATACATTGCACATTGTAAAGGCCTATGGCCGTAAACAAAGTTTTAACTGACTAGTGAACTTTATGGGTTTAACTAGCCATTGAAATAAGGCTGTAATGCTAAACAGTTTTTATGGAGGGTTAATCCAATCATTGGATTAACCCTTCAAGGGATTACTTCAAAGAAAGTATAGGTTGGGGGAATTAATGCAAAGTGTTgtgtggtttccttcagaattcaAGAAAGACAAAGCTTGGCCTTTTCACAGCTTTGTACTGTAGATTCAGAACTAGGCATCAAACCTCAAGAGATGGTCAGCTCATACTTAGAAACAGATGGCACTTCGGTCCTCTAGTAGGGTTCCCTCAACTGCATGCCTGAGCCATCACTATGGCAAATCAAGCCCATGCTGTCTCCTAATAGCCACTCACAAAACATAGCAAGCTGGTTTTCAAGAGccagcttctaatgatgtgctcaCCAACTTGTTTAGTGGGACCCTGATCTTTCTGGCCTACATCCTGCACTCCAGCTTACTCCAACCCACCGGTTGGGTTGCTCGGTTGGGTTGCTCCCAGCGTGTCAGGTCATGAATTTTTCTCTTGTCACACCGCTTTGAAGACAGGCCCTGGGGGCAAGAAGATCGGTGGCAACCGAATGTTTGCCAACCGcattctttctgtccttccgCATTTCAAACGTGAATGGGAGGTGCCTTGCAGGTAGACGCTTGCTGGGTTGTCTCCAGGGAAAGAGGTTGTATCTGTGGTCTGCTGGCCTTCATGCTGCCACAGTGATAAAGGCAAGGTTTTCGCACCTCAGATATTGTAGTCTGTACAGAGCCCATAGGTCAACCTGGTTTGGCTCTGGGTATTTCACTAGGGGTTTGCCCCATTTCAATACAGAGTAGACCCGTGTGTGTAGGTATATCGAAGTAAGTGAGAGTACTGGGTGAGTTTATGAGAAATGGAGAAGGTGTACTCGGTACTGCTGCTTCAAGCAGTTCTGTCCACCTCCCACCACCTACTCACCTGTAGTGTTGGAACAGAGCTAGGAAAAAATTGCTTGAAGCAACCAAGCATACTATGTTAAGCTAtggcagtgggggaaaaaatccatgcCAGCAAAATTATTGTGGGGGTGGGAGCACATTGGTCTAAATCTTTGAGGGGGGTCAAGCTTGGTCTCTCTGGAAGAATTCTGAAAGAAACAATGCAATGGTTTGTATTACTCTTTCCAGCCTATATATACCTTCTATGAAGGAATTCCTGTTGATAGGATTAACCCTCCAGACAAATCTGGGCAGGATTACAGCCTTATTTCAATGGTCAGTTTATGATTCAGTTATCCatcaagtgtaaaaaaaaaatcacatttttcctTCAAATAAGCCATGATGTCCAATGGAGCGGTGAAGGGGAGAGAACGGGGAAATGACAGGGcgctttccatttttaaaaaataaagctctgaattttttttcctcccgcAACTTCAGGACCTAAATTTGGCCATGAGAGGATGCAAGACAACCTTGTCTAGTCctccctcatttttttaaaaaaataaaagttcagGGGTTAAGGTCATGGAAGCAGGTGTAGCCCCTTCAAGATCCAAGCATGTGTAGCCCCCAGATGGCGGGAGATCGTCGTGTGTAAGGAATATTTTGGAATCAATGTCTGTGTCTGCCCTGTCATGTTTCGTTTGGCCCTCAGAGAACTATGTGTTTCTTCCCTGAGCAAAATAGCACAAATCATTAATTGGTTCCCCTCCCcgtcttctcttctttctctctctctctctcaatggttCCATTCAAGCGACTTTGAATACACCCTCGGATCCCCTAAAGCGATTCACATCAAGTCAGGTGACTCACCCATGGCCTACCTCAACAAAGGACAATTCTACCCTGTTACCTTGAAGGCAGTTGGAGATGCCAAATGTTTACACTTGTCCTCAAATAAAGTGAAGGTAGGTCTGGGGCAGGTTAAGAACCTTCTGTCAAAATGCCTAACAAACAGCCAAAGCCATGGCTATAGGGGGCTCCTTCCTGGGCTTCTGAAACCAGAGCTGTTGCCGTCCGTTGTTCCAGAAGATCTTAAGCGCTACTCCTCTGACAGAGGGTGATCTTTCAAACGAGCTTGTTTAAGTACGGGCTACCCAGAAGTTAACTGGAGTCTTTGCTgtctcccttccctctttcccagaGTGTTGTGATGGTGGTTTTCGACAATGAAAAGATTCCAATGGAGCAGCTCAAGTTCTGGAAACACTGGCATTCGCGACAACCCACGGCCAAGCAAAGAGTCATCGATGTCGGTACGGAAATTAGATGCTTCGTGGTTATTTGTCGAGGAGGGAAATCAGATTGGTATAGTTATACCCCCTTTCTTTTAAAGGTTGCAATTCCTGTAACAGCTCTTGCTGGCACTTCTAGCATTTAACAGAGGGGCTGACCATATTAGCATTTGACCTGtagtttggtccactgcagggacaAGCTGGCTCATGGTGATTAGATGATGTCCTTGCTGGAATGAACCAGCCTGATCCTAGAGCATTTCTGCCCACGCCTTGGGGCCCCTGTGAAGGACTtccactttttgtgtgtgtgtgtgggtaggATCGCTCTCCTTTGGATCCATTTCCACTCTGATCATTGGGCATGAACCGTCGATGGATCCATCTAGTTTGTAGCCTTAGAAGAAGAGGGAAATTCGAAGCAATTTTCCGTGGGTCTAGAAGGGTGGAGTCTCGCATGCTTCTTTAAAAGACAATGGTAGTTACTCAACTCAACACCTACTAGACTTGGGCAATCAAAGAGTAACTGTATGTTTCATGCCTTCCAGCTGACTGTAAAGAGAATTTCAATACCGTGCAACACATCGAGGAGGTGGCTTACAACGCTTTGTCCTTTGTCTGGAACATTGCTGAGGAAGCAAAGGTATGGCCTAAGCAAAGGATCCCAGCTCCTGTCTCTGCTCTCAGCCCGTCTCCATTTTATATCGACTTAACTGTTATGGCTTCCCCCAAAAAACCTCTGGGTGTTGTAGTTTGTCAAAGATCCTAAGCAACTGTGTTCGAGGTTCCTAAGCTCCTACAGAACTACAGTTCCAATGATTCTTTAAGGGTTTGTGGGGTGAAGAATGTTGAAGCCATTGGGATGCGCCCTTACAAGTGAAAAGCAATCCTAGTGAGACCTTCTTAGGAGTTCCGCAGAGCTGGTAACTCTGGAGGCAGGACACATTAGTCGTAGTTCGCTTGCTTGTTAGGCACAGCCCAGTAGTCAGGAAGTCTGAATTCTGACGACTGATTTACTGGCGATGTTCTCATacttgaccaaaaaaaaagtatctCAATCTATTGGTATTGAAGAAACGGTCAACAGctgtgagatttttttattttgcatttgcaTGAGAATGAAGACTAGCACATTTTTTTCATCATTAGCATTAAAAAGAAATCCTAGGTTTTACAGGATAGCTCCGTGAGTTACTTATTTGGCTGttgaaccaaaggttgggagttcaattctccctgGGCTTCCtgtgagaagaaccagcctgtgtagccttgggcaagctgcacagtcccaaggcaaccccggaagaagggaatgagaaaccacttccgAGCCCTTTCTACCATTCTCTCCTTTTTTACAGGTGTTTATTGGAGTGAATTGCTTGAGCACCGATTTCTCCTCCCAGAAAGGTGTGAAAGGTGTCCCTCTGAACCTCCAAGTAGACACGTACGACTACAGCAGTGGGACAAACCGGCTTATCCACCGAGCTGTCTGTCAGATCAAAATATTTTGTGACAAGGTAGAGTGAAACTTTTCCTGGCAAGCTTTCCGGGGGAGTTGATGGGGGACGTTTGCAAAAGGCTTGAGGTGCGAGTGGATGAGCCAAAGATCAACTCTAGAGGTTCCTAAATGGAGACATCAATGTTTTAAGACAAGGCTTGGTCAGGAATCTAGatatgggcacgaactgctgaacAAAGATTCGTGCCGGCTCATGCTTTGGCCGAACcggtgtttggtggttcccagccccgCCACcttcagtgggtgcccactcagaggcagcgtccTAGCTTCCTCatcccgcctcctctgggtgttGCCTGtcagtgggcgcctgctggaggaggcagggctagtCATGATCCAAAACTCTGGGGCCCAGTTTTCAGCCCTGtccgccccccaaaaaaaacacaactcagaaggagacagaaatTCCTTTCTGGTCTGATAAAACACCTGTGGCAGTTGGGGCAAATCAAGGTGGACTGAAGACATTAATTCTTGACCAAAATAAATATTCCCTCAATGGTCAAATGTGGGAGGCCTGGATGCCCAAAATTGggcggggaaggagggagagggagctaTAAGCTAAAGGATTCTCTCACGCTTGATTTTAAGAGAAGCTTTGCAAAACCTTACCTGCTAGATTGTCCCTGGTAAAGGTTAAAAATGCACAGCCTATGCCAGAATGGAGGACCACGTGGCCCGCAATGCTTTTGGACCTGGCCTGTGCCGTGCTTTTCTTGTCCCCATCATCCTGCATCAAATGGAACCTTTTCCCCAGTAGATCTAATTCCTCCACTGAGATGCATCTGGAGTTTTCATGGGGCACCAGCCAGAAACTAGAGAATGGTCCCCTTCCCTGTGGGGTGACATATTGCCCAAATCAAGTCCCTCTTCTTGTGCCAGTTAGCTCTGGGAAAATACCCATCCCTCTGGGGCACAAAATAAAACTTGACTGTACTTTCCACTCCCACCCCctaaatatttcttcttcttcaaaagacTGCACTGGATATAGAACTCAGCAGTATCACTTTTTTAGACTATATGTCCCAGGATCCTTGGACCATGTTgcttgaggaattctgggagttgtagttcgcAGGCTCTCAAGTCTGTCTGGAAGTGCCATGCCCACCGTGTCTTGAAAGAGatccaaaaaatataaacaagctGTCCTTCTTCCATGCATATCCTCCAGCCTATCATGCCAAGAGTGATTTGGCTCGGGAGGAAGCAAGCCAATGCTTCAGAGTTTGGGATTACCAGCAAGAGGTTGTGGCTGATCATCTCTTTCACTTCCTTCCCTAGGGAGCAGAGAGGAAGATGCGAGATGATGAACGGAAACAGTTCAGAAGGAAGGGGAAATGCTTGGACGCTAATAATAACGGTTAGTAAAAGGGATGGGCAGCTGCTGGTGGCCATTTATCAatgccagggatgttggcaagtcttcaggACCGattcctgagtcccaagtcccaagtcttgagtccTTCCTCCCCCATCCCCCAAGGCTTGGGATGTAGGGTTCAGACTGCACATACACGATCCAGCTGAGGCAGTGTGCTGACTTCCATTCCTAGAGAGCCCTCATCTCTGCGCATGTGCGGCTGGCCTCTCCGCTGGGTGGCACATGCGTGGACGGAGGCAGGAGCCAGCTCCTAGAAAGGAAGCCAAGGCCTGCTGCCTTACAGGGTGGTGGCAGCAACAGCAGGTAAGCCTGCTGCTATCCCATAGGGACTTGAAACGTGACTCAGGGAAAAATGGTTACAAgtcatgagtcaagtccaagtctgcttccccccccaaaaccccGAAGTCAAGTCGTGGTGCAACTTGAGTCAGGCTGGAGAGCGAGTCATGACTCAcaagtcaaccaaccaaccaaccaaccaaccaaccaaccaaccaaccaaccaaccaaccaaccaaccaaccaaccaaccaaccaaccaaccaaccaaccaaccaaccaaccaaccaaccaaccaaccaaccaaccaaccaaccaaccaatctttATTTTGCGGTCTCCAGCCCATTAAAGACTCACAAGTCCCATCGCTGATCAATGTTGCCTTTAGAATATGGGGCGTCTTTAGGTTCTGTGACTTTGACACAGAAAAGACCCACCTGGAAAGGCAAAGGGCAATGCTTATGGTCCTTGAATGCAGAGAAATCGCATTCTTCTACTTTTCAGGTAGGGCTTTCCTGCAACATTTAGTTGCTCTGCGATTGTAAAAGGTTACAACCCTGGGCTTTTGGTCACTAGCCGAAGCACCGAGGGCTCTTGGTCAgttttcccctgtcttcctccCAGCCAGAGCAACGACGAATCTAGACCAGCCTGGTCCCGGCTGGATTTGAAGACCTGCTTCAAAAACGTCCCTCTtcacttattttttattttctttgtttactgACGGGGGTTTATATCCTGACACATGCCCTCCGGGAAGCTTACAAAACAAATCCATATTCAAAACATACCCAAGAACATGTCAAATAAAAACACCAATAAAAATGACAAGAGATAGCCCAGTCAGCGCACGGCGAGATAAAAGCAGCAGCTAAAACCAGTCCTGAGATGCTAAGGGGTACCACTTAAAAAGTGGGAAGAGGACCTCACAGACTTTGCTGagggcaaatatatatattatatatatttgtgaaggcaCCAGGATCTCATGCCTGCAGTGAAGGTCAccttgttaaaaacaagcttcccccccaagaaaaaagggATGGAGGGTTCCAAATCACGAGTTCGAATAATTGAATAACACCCCCCCCAAGTCAAGTCCCGGTGAAGTTGCTGGTGTAACTTAAGTTTGACTTGACTGCGTGTCCTACAGCTCGGGCCTCCTTCCCGGCTGGTCTCTCCCCTTCACAGATTTTCCTCTTGTGCGTCTAGTCTGTTCAGATTCCATGCCTGAGGGCACTCAATTACTTAATCACTTGCTGTAGAgctaattattaataattattgtTCTAACGTGACGTGGAAATCTTCATGCCCTATGCTAGACTTCTTTTGATTGTCTACCGAGACACATCCAATCATCCTTATCTGAGAACGAGATCTCTCGCAGGGGAGACAAAGATGATTCCCACACAAACTCTTCGGGCCCGAGGCTTTCTCAAACACCTCCTTGTTCGGAAAGGTTTGGGTTTTGGGGATGAGGAGAGGAGCAGAGCCTCACAGATAACACGGCATTATTATCTCGAGACCTTGCTTTGTTCCACATGTTTCTTCCCTCCTGCAGCTGCATCAAACTGAGGCaacagggggggggaaatattggGCGTCCGAGCACAGATCTTCCGCATTTATGCTTTTTGCCTGTTCTGGTTCTCCGTGATGCCGAATCAGTGAGGCCCAGACTGCACGCAACAGCGTCTGTCACGCCACTCGCCTTGACAAATTTATACCAGCAAACATGATGGGGGAAAAAGAAcgtttttcctgcctttctgtcttccaggttTGAAAAGCTGTTTGGTTTCAGGCTTCCGAGGGAATGAAATCACATATCTCAAGCCACAGACCGACCTGGAAACCCAGCCTGTTTTGTTTATCCCAAATGTCCATTTTTCAAACCTCCAGAGGTGTGGAACGGTGAGTTCTTTTAATTGggctcccatttttttaaatcaaagtgcCTTCAAGCTGACATGTTCATTGGAAGCGCGTCACATCGTGGTATGACTGGAACACAACTAATTCACCGCAGTGCCATTATCTGAGATCCgttaatttattttgaaagaaggtttcgcttaccgaccttcgctttgcgacctgccgatcagctgtttggcgggtccaaaatggccgccggaagccccaaaatggccgtgcgcagtgttttcacgccctcgttaagcgaggggagggcgcgaaaatggctgccggccatcctggaacatcgctgaacggtgagtaaaggagccttttggaacgcattaaacgatgtttaaagcgttccaatggcttttcctgtcccgttcagcgatgtttcgctatagcgacggttaatccattccggattaacctcgctatgcgaggcaccactgtatttttcctttcctcagagaaaggaggaagataCAGATTTATTGGAATATGTCTTGGAAAGCTTTTGTAAAGACCCCTCCAAAGTCAAATTCCTAGGATGCGGGGGGGGCAGCAATAGAAGCATTGAACAAGTATAAAACTAGATCTAAATTAGTAGTGAAGGTATTCCCCTAGTATCTTTACACCCAGGAAAGAAAGCATGGtttgaggaggaatttaaaagcAAACCATGGAAAGTATCCTAAGAATTTATGAGAGGAAAGTTGATAACGAAGGATGAAACTGAGAGGGAGAAACCACTGTGAGTGTAACTTCACAGACGCCACTGCAGATTTCTCGACgcagggaaag
It encodes the following:
- the GRHL3 gene encoding grainyhead-like protein 3 homolog; this encodes MSNEIDFRSVRLLKNDGMGFQKYSCMNEDEAWKSYLENPLTAATKAMMRVNGDDDSVAALSLLYDYYMIPKHKTLLPSGTTGRNELGKRNCHTMEYEPDISSFENSAHLMKLLAENVSVNQDYSELPKKNGLCLEGLPSSHKPPALPPGTSKLEANPENYMITSGDVYDNGSLNSLFDAIHVAPSQQRWQPDSTFKEDPQESLIFNDILKSQAEAPCSEGYSVNDAKSDFEYTLGSPKAIHIKSGDSPMAYLNKGQFYPVTLKAVGDAKCLHLSSNKVKSVVMVVFDNEKIPMEQLKFWKHWHSRQPTAKQRVIDVADCKENFNTVQHIEEVAYNALSFVWNIAEEAKVFIGVNCLSTDFSSQKGVKGVPLNLQVDTYDYSSGTNRLIHRAVCQIKIFCDKGAERKMRDDERKQFRRKGKCLDANNNGLKSCLVSGFRGNEITYLKPQTDLETQPVLFIPNVHFSNLQRCGTVLPTAGVPHDPSRLPLKRSCPSFPEEFDPLVAKQAKEEDPQRVMLYVRRESEEVFDALMLKTPDLKGLRNAISEKYGLPEESIYKVYKKCKRGILVNMDNNIIQHYSNHMAFLFDVVEANEKFQVTLKEL